In Castanea sativa cultivar Marrone di Chiusa Pesio chromosome 6, ASM4071231v1, a single window of DNA contains:
- the LOC142638207 gene encoding uncharacterized protein At2g39910 isoform X2 codes for MSNSFTDLHHLLIQLSEPIAESLAKTNYTPPEGSQISVKALIEPLLPHKASPPNPNVDASIKDFALACALLSSSHSATHDLLSWIPENLSTSANSAFRELSKAYCVAFGERNAKRIGELGLDCGSVPDEKRLVVELMPEVMPLLKERIKESSIDKSDEGGDEVSAASARVPAGFAIVAAYQFRWFATQVDYPHLGKLCALVIPCALTALDHWSPDVKGQGMISFIHLAKNVNAVELGSYGDVILDACCQNIASSDEIWHRVVEMSTLLVTCIQSGNPRSPWFERMLNEMLSHLERQPRDKERRVAWLKYIEPLLSAVGLALLAHFRRMFPLMLKWMHADDDETVLLVLERIQTILKLTWIRNTPYVGRLVDELTILYKEAAMKRAREEVRMHILQILILLQQCKGMQFEAAWGKHKDDPNLANLESSLSGRGTATVVQ; via the exons ATGTCGAACTCATTCACTGACCTCCATCACCTTCTCATTCA gTTATCGGAGCCAATAGCGGAATCTCTCGCCAAAACCAACTACACTCCACCAGAGGGTTCCCAAATCTCCGTCAAAGCCCTAATCGAGCCTCTTCTCCCACACAAAGCCTCACCGCCAAACCCTAACGTCGACGCTTCCATCAAAGATTTCGCCCTAGCTTGCGCGTTGCTATCCTCCTCTCACTCCGCGACTCACGACCTTCTCTCATGGATTCCCGAAAACCTCTCTACCTCAGCGAACTCGGCCTTTCGCGAGCTCTCCAAAGCTTATTGCGTCGCTTTCGGAGAGCGAAACGCGAAGAGGATTGGAGAGTTGGGATTGGATTGTGGTTCGGTGCCTGACGAGAAGAGGTTGGTGGTGGAATTGATGCCTGAGGTGATGCCATTGTTGAAGGAGAGGATTAAGGAGAGCTCCATCGATAAGTCCGACGAAGGCGGCGACGAGGTCTCAGCTGCTTCCGCTAGAGTTCCAGCTGGGTTTGCCATTGTGGCTGCTTATCAGTTTAGGTGGTTTGCCACTCAG gTTGATTATCCTCATTTGGGAAAATTGTGCGCTTTGGTGATTCCTTGTGCGTTGACCGCACTTGATCATTGGTCTCCGGATGTGAAA GGGCAGGGCATGATTAGCTTTATACATCTTGCAAAAAATGTCAATGCTGTTGAGCTTGGTTCGTATGGAGATGTGATTCTTGATGCGTGCTGCCAGAATATTGCTTCTAGTGATGAGATATGGCACCGTGTAGTTGAGATGTCAACACTTCTTGTGACTTGTATCCAGAGCGGCAATCCCCGTAGCCCATG GTTTGAAAGGATGTTAAATGAGATGTTAAGTCATTTGGAGCGGCAACCAAGGGACAAGGAGCGCCGTGTTGCATGGCTCAAATATATCGAGCCACTTTTGAGTGCTGTTGGTCTTGCGCTATTAGCACATTTTAGGCGTATGTTTCCCCTTATGCTTAAGTGGATGCatgctgatgatgatgagacTGTTCTACTG GTTCTGGAACGGATCCAGACTATTTTAAAGTTAACGTGGATAAGGAACACACCATATGTTGGAAG GTTGGTTGACGAACTCACGATTTTGTATAAAGAGGCTGCAATGAAAAGGGCTCGTGAAGAAGTTAGAATGCATATTCTTCAGATACTGATCTTACTCCAGCA ATGCAAAGGTATGCAATTTGAAGCTGCCTGGGGCAAGCACAAGGACGATCCAAACTTGGCAAATCTTGAGTCATCTTTAAGCGGAAGAGGCACAGCAACG GTCGTTCAATGA
- the LOC142638207 gene encoding uncharacterized protein At2g39910 isoform X1 produces the protein MSNSFTDLHHLLIQLSEPIAESLAKTNYTPPEGSQISVKALIEPLLPHKASPPNPNVDASIKDFALACALLSSSHSATHDLLSWIPENLSTSANSAFRELSKAYCVAFGERNAKRIGELGLDCGSVPDEKRLVVELMPEVMPLLKERIKESSIDKSDEGGDEVSAASARVPAGFAIVAAYQFRWFATQVDYPHLGKLCALVIPCALTALDHWSPDVKGQGMISFIHLAKNVNAVELGSYGDVILDACCQNIASSDEIWHRVVEMSTLLVTCIQSGNPRSPWFERMLNEMLSHLERQPRDKERRVAWLKYIEPLLSAVGLALLAHFRRMFPLMLKWMHADDDETVLLVLERIQTILKLTWIRNTPYVGRLVDELTILYKEAAMKRAREEVRMHILQILILLQQCKGMQFEAAWGKHKDDPNLANLESSLSGRGTATVKTMLFITAHL, from the exons ATGTCGAACTCATTCACTGACCTCCATCACCTTCTCATTCA gTTATCGGAGCCAATAGCGGAATCTCTCGCCAAAACCAACTACACTCCACCAGAGGGTTCCCAAATCTCCGTCAAAGCCCTAATCGAGCCTCTTCTCCCACACAAAGCCTCACCGCCAAACCCTAACGTCGACGCTTCCATCAAAGATTTCGCCCTAGCTTGCGCGTTGCTATCCTCCTCTCACTCCGCGACTCACGACCTTCTCTCATGGATTCCCGAAAACCTCTCTACCTCAGCGAACTCGGCCTTTCGCGAGCTCTCCAAAGCTTATTGCGTCGCTTTCGGAGAGCGAAACGCGAAGAGGATTGGAGAGTTGGGATTGGATTGTGGTTCGGTGCCTGACGAGAAGAGGTTGGTGGTGGAATTGATGCCTGAGGTGATGCCATTGTTGAAGGAGAGGATTAAGGAGAGCTCCATCGATAAGTCCGACGAAGGCGGCGACGAGGTCTCAGCTGCTTCCGCTAGAGTTCCAGCTGGGTTTGCCATTGTGGCTGCTTATCAGTTTAGGTGGTTTGCCACTCAG gTTGATTATCCTCATTTGGGAAAATTGTGCGCTTTGGTGATTCCTTGTGCGTTGACCGCACTTGATCATTGGTCTCCGGATGTGAAA GGGCAGGGCATGATTAGCTTTATACATCTTGCAAAAAATGTCAATGCTGTTGAGCTTGGTTCGTATGGAGATGTGATTCTTGATGCGTGCTGCCAGAATATTGCTTCTAGTGATGAGATATGGCACCGTGTAGTTGAGATGTCAACACTTCTTGTGACTTGTATCCAGAGCGGCAATCCCCGTAGCCCATG GTTTGAAAGGATGTTAAATGAGATGTTAAGTCATTTGGAGCGGCAACCAAGGGACAAGGAGCGCCGTGTTGCATGGCTCAAATATATCGAGCCACTTTTGAGTGCTGTTGGTCTTGCGCTATTAGCACATTTTAGGCGTATGTTTCCCCTTATGCTTAAGTGGATGCatgctgatgatgatgagacTGTTCTACTG GTTCTGGAACGGATCCAGACTATTTTAAAGTTAACGTGGATAAGGAACACACCATATGTTGGAAG GTTGGTTGACGAACTCACGATTTTGTATAAAGAGGCTGCAATGAAAAGGGCTCGTGAAGAAGTTAGAATGCATATTCTTCAGATACTGATCTTACTCCAGCA ATGCAAAGGTATGCAATTTGAAGCTGCCTGGGGCAAGCACAAGGACGATCCAAACTTGGCAAATCTTGAGTCATCTTTAAGCGGAAGAGGCACAGCAACGGTAAAAACCATGCTCTTTATTACTGCACATTTGTGA
- the LOC142639989 gene encoding glucan endo-1,3-beta-glucosidase — protein sequence MPSFSFFLTLTLSLSSLLQLTTSLPTQLGVTYSTATSTTKPPPPDQIAAALSTLKLTSLRILNPDPTLTRTFTYTNTSLLLTIPNSLIPPISSNRSVALRWLYLHVVPFYPRAKITTISVGHDFLDEYSSPPALSSCLLPAVRNVHLALRDLGIRRISVSTTFSFVNIISTPFPPSSSEFQPPASESFIKPLLQFLRDTNSSFLINIYPYKLYRLNSEIPIGFALFQDHPFNFRDDLITGVRYRNLFDMMVDAVVSAMAVAGYENIPVVVVETGWPSSGADASEVEANPAYAEMYLKNLVEHLRSGTGTPLRKEGVAEVYIYELFDNEVKQRNDRNWGILYPNMTKKYKIEFSGCGCNGIINHQTGFVRVGSFLVFAFLLWLLQ from the coding sequence ATgccttctttctctttctttctcactctcactctctctctctcctccctccTCCAACTAACAACCTCACTCCCAACCCAACTCGGCGTCACATACTCCACcgccacctccaccaccaaacCACCGCCGCCGGACCAAATCGCCGCCGCCCTCTCCACTCTCAAACTCACCTCCCTCCGCATCCTGAACCCAGACCCAACTCTCACCCGCACCTTCACCTACACAAACACCTCTCTCCTCCTCACAATCCCCAACTCCCTGATccctcccatctcctccaaccGCTCCGTCGCGCTCCGCTGGCTCTACCTCCACGTCGTCCCCTTCTACCCTCGCGCCAAAATCACCACCATCTCCGTCGGCCACGACTTCCTCGACGAATACTCCTCCCCCCCCGCCCTCTCCTCCTGCCTCCTCCCCGCCGTCCGAAACGTCCACCTCGCCCTCCGCGACCTCGGCATCCGCCGCATCTCCGTCTCCACCACCTTCTCTTTCGTCAACATCATCTCCACTCCCTTCCCGCCTTCCTCCTCCGAGTTCCAACCCCCAGCCTCCGAGAGCTTCATCAAGCCACTGCTCCAGTTCTTGCGCGACACCAACTCCTCCTTCCTGATCAACATCTACCCTTACAAGCTCTACAGGCTCAACTCCGAGATTCCGATCGGCTTCGCCTTGTTCCAGGACCATCCGTTCAACTTCCGCGACGATTTGATCACCGGCGTCCGGTACCGGAACCTCTTCGACATGATGGTGGACGCGGTGGTTAGCGCCATGGCCGTCGCCGGCTACGAGAATATTCCGGTGGTCGTGGTGGAGACCGGGTGGCCGAGCTCCGGCGCCGACGCGAGCGAGGTCGAGGCTAATCCGGCTTACGCCGAGATGTATCTGAAGAACCTTGTGGAGCATTTGAGATCGGGGACCGGCACGCCGCTGAGGAAGGAAGGAGTGGCGGAGGTGTATATATACGAGCTGTTTGACAACGAAGTGAAGCAAAGGAATGATCGGAATTGGGGGATTCTGTATCCGAATATGACCAAGAAGTACAAGATCGAGTTCTCTGGGTGTGGGTGCAATGGAATCATCAATCACCAAACTGGTTTCGTGAGAGTTGGGTCTTTCTTGGTCTTTGCTTTCTTGCTTTGGCTTTTGCAGTAG